The Rissa tridactyla isolate bRisTri1 chromosome 16, bRisTri1.patW.cur.20221130, whole genome shotgun sequence genome includes a window with the following:
- the LOC128918516 gene encoding uncharacterized protein LOC128918516 isoform X1, with protein sequence MHLHHYICAPTRGRVCALTRGSAHAFAPLRACTDRHRDSCVHAHMQLCTCLHHCMCAMTRGCVCALTHGCAHAFLHHYVHAPTRGRVCALPRGCAHTFSPLRACTDTGSTCTRICTTACTHRHGDACAQQREAVHVCLHNPTGAVTPGHVCRAARGIAHVFATYTHALTRRCVCAVAWGCAHAFALLPACPNTKTRVHGHLQHLHRHTPAPPRGGVCAPTCSRVRTFAPPHACTQAQGGVRMTACGSHTHLQCYTSALTRARVCAPTRGQACTQTRGHVCTDMGTCMHTDTGTRAHTHTRTRVHTHMGTGVHTDTGTRVHTDTRTRVHRHGDRRAH encoded by the exons ATGCATTTGCACCACTACATCTGTGCACCGACACGGGGACGTGTGTGCGCACTCACACGTGGCTCTGCACACGCGTTTGCACCACTACGTGCATGCACCGACCGACATCGGGACTCGTGTGTACACGCACACATGCAGCTCTGCACATGTTTGCACCATTGCATGTGTGCAATGACACGGGGATGCGTGTGCGCACTCACACATGGCTGTGCACACGCATTTCTGCACCACTATGTGCATGCACCGACACGGGGACGCGTGTGCGCACTGCCACGTGGCTGCGCCCACACATTTTCACCACTACGTGCCTGCACCGACACAGGAAGCACGTGCACACGCATTTGCACCACTGCGTGCACGCACCGACACGGGGATGCGTGCGCACAGCAGCGTGAGGCTGTGCACGTGTGTTTGCACAACCCCACGGGTGCAGTGACACCGGGACACGTGTGCAGAGCAGCACGGGGCATTGCACACGTGTTTGCGACATACACGCATGCACTGACGCGACGATGCGTGTGTGCGGTGGCGTGGGGCTGTGCACACGCATTTGCACTGCTACCCGCGTGCCCCAACACCAAGACGCGTGTGCACGGGCATTTGCAGCATTTGCACCGCCACACACCGGCACCGCCACGGGGAGGCGTGTGCGCACCGACATGTAGCCGTGTGCGCACATTTGCACCACCACACGCGTGCACACAAGCGCAGGGAGGTGTGCGCATGACAGCGTGCGGCTCGCACACGCATTTGCAGTGCTACACATCTGCACTGACACGGGCACGCGTGTGTGCACCGACACGGGGACAGGCGTGCACACAGACACGGGGACACGTGTGCACAGACATGGGGACGT GCATGCACACAGACACGGGGACGCGTGCGCACACGCACACGAGGACACGTGTGCACACCCACATGGGGACAGGGGTCCACACTGACACGGGGACGCGTGTGCACACTGACACGAGGACACGTGTGCACAGACATGGGGACAGGCGTGCACACTGA
- the LOC128918516 gene encoding uncharacterized protein LOC128918516 isoform X2 produces the protein MHLHHYICAPTRGRVCALTRGSAHAFAPLRACTDRHRDSCVHAHMQLCTCLHHCMCAMTRGCVCALTHGCAHAFLHHYVHAPTRGRVCALPRGCAHTFSPLRACTDTGSTCTRICTTACTHRHGDACAQQREAVHVCLHNPTGAVTPGHVCRAARGIAHVFATYTHALTRRCVCAVAWGCAHAFALLPACPNTKTRVHGHLQHLHRHTPAPPRGGVCAPTCSRVRTFAPPHACTQAQGGVRMTACGSHTHLQCYTSALTRARVCAPTRGQACTQTRGHACTDTGTGMHTDTGTRAHTHTRTRVHTHMGTGVHTDTGTRVHTDTRTRVHRHGDRRAH, from the exons ATGCATTTGCACCACTACATCTGTGCACCGACACGGGGACGTGTGTGCGCACTCACACGTGGCTCTGCACACGCGTTTGCACCACTACGTGCATGCACCGACCGACATCGGGACTCGTGTGTACACGCACACATGCAGCTCTGCACATGTTTGCACCATTGCATGTGTGCAATGACACGGGGATGCGTGTGCGCACTCACACATGGCTGTGCACACGCATTTCTGCACCACTATGTGCATGCACCGACACGGGGACGCGTGTGCGCACTGCCACGTGGCTGCGCCCACACATTTTCACCACTACGTGCCTGCACCGACACAGGAAGCACGTGCACACGCATTTGCACCACTGCGTGCACGCACCGACACGGGGATGCGTGCGCACAGCAGCGTGAGGCTGTGCACGTGTGTTTGCACAACCCCACGGGTGCAGTGACACCGGGACACGTGTGCAGAGCAGCACGGGGCATTGCACACGTGTTTGCGACATACACGCATGCACTGACGCGACGATGCGTGTGTGCGGTGGCGTGGGGCTGTGCACACGCATTTGCACTGCTACCCGCGTGCCCCAACACCAAGACGCGTGTGCACGGGCATTTGCAGCATTTGCACCGCCACACACCGGCACCGCCACGGGGAGGCGTGTGCGCACCGACATGTAGCCGTGTGCGCACATTTGCACCACCACACGCGTGCACACAAGCGCAGGGAGGTGTGCGCATGACAGCGTGCGGCTCGCACACGCATTTGCAGTGCTACACATCTGCACTGACACGGGCACGCGTGTGTGCACCGACACGGGGACAGGCGTGCACACAGACACGGGGACAC GCGTGCACAGACACGGGGACAGGCATGCACACAGACACGGGGACGCGTGCGCACACGCACACGAGGACACGTGTGCACACCCACATGGGGACAGGGGTCCACACTGACACGGGGACGCGTGTGCACACTGACACGAGGACACGTGTGCACAGACATGGGGACAGGCGTGCACACTGA